One Punica granatum isolate Tunisia-2019 chromosome 3, ASM765513v2, whole genome shotgun sequence genomic window carries:
- the LOC116200548 gene encoding agamous-like MADS-box protein AGL61 — MFGAEVGIVVSSPTGKAFSFWHLSVLAITNKFLNRNISLAIYMTGCNPCLIANERVRMDRNNGFINRLLTPLDAEKEREKALSSITRATIKGHSSNMELVQLELVKGVAPTNLASN, encoded by the coding sequence ATGTTTGGTGCTGAGGTCGGGATTGTTGTCTCCTCCCCGACTGGAAAGGCCTTCTCATTTTGGCACCTCTCTGTCCTGGCCATCACTAATAAGTTCCTAAATAGGAACATTTCTCTAGCCATATACATGACAGGCTGCAACCCTTGCTTGATTGCCAATGAAAGAGTGAGGATGGACCGAAATAACGGCTTCATCAATCGACTCCTTACCCCGCTGGATGCcgagaaggagagagaaaaggCTTTGTCGAGTATAACCCGTGCCACGATCAAAGGGCATTCCTCAAATATGGAGCTCGTGCAGTTGGAGCTCGTAAAGGGGGTTGCTCCGACCAACCTAGCTTCTAATTAG
- the LOC116201213 gene encoding LOW QUALITY PROTEIN: protein RETICULATA-RELATED 4, chloroplastic-like (The sequence of the model RefSeq protein was modified relative to this genomic sequence to represent the inferred CDS: substituted 2 bases at 2 genomic stop codons), producing the protein MWIHPGAPVDVAESIGLALPSSTRPTESEGERVFSTRHRTLPRVAKLPTPKMALATCFLAPSFSLHVPSVTLLCLPGASASAPPPLSSHLRLSLSPTATSVFSSAAPLILCSTRNLQSLVVPYATAGGGGNGNRGSSGGGGGGDHDGGADNNRKEALMVLAEADRPLESLPKDLAAAIQAGRIPGSVVSRFFELEKSPMLRWLMQFGGFKERLLADDLFLAKVAMECGVGIFTKTAAEYERRRENFFKELEIVFADVVMAVIADFMLVYLLLPSPYHSSESLTLFLFCXLLXNAGSIAKFFHNCPDNAFQIALRGTSYSLAQRLGAIARNGAKLFAVGTTSSLVGTAVTNALINARKVVDKSSAGEVENVPILSTSAAYGVYMAVSSNLRYQVVAGVIEQRVLEPLLHQHKLMLSALCFAVRTGNTFLGSLLWVDYARWIGVQ; encoded by the exons ATGTGGATCCACCCGGGTGCACCAGTCGACGTGGCAGAGAGTATCGGACTCGCACTCCCCAGCTCGACCCGTCCGACAGAGAGCGAGGGGGAGCGCGTATTTAGCACTCGCCACCGTACGCTGCCGCGAGTTGCCAAGCTCCCGACACCGAAAATGGCTCTCGCCACCTGCTTCCTCGCCCCTTCCTTCTCTCTACACGTTCCCTCCGTTACCCTTCTCTGCCTCCCCGGAGCCTCCGCGTCGGCCCCGCCGCCTCTCTCGTCCCACCTCCGGCTCTCTCTGTCCCCAACCGCCACCTCTGTTTTCTCCTCAGCTGCTCCTTTGATTCTGTGCAGCACTCGCAACCTCCAATCGCTGGTCGTGCCATACGCTACCGCAGGCGGCGGCGGGAACGGCAACCGCGGCTCCTCCGGTGGCGGAGGCGGCGGAGATCATGACGGCGGCGCCGATAATAACAGGAAGGAGGCGCTCATGGTGCTCGCGGAGGCCGATCGGCCTCTGGAGAGCCTGCCGAAGGACCTGGCGGCCGCGATCCAGGCCGGGAGGATCCCCGGATCGGTGGTTTCGAGGTTCTTCGAGCTGGAGAAGTCCCCGATGCTCCGGTGGCTGATGCAGTTCGGCGGATTCAAAGAGAGGCTGCTCGCTGATGATCTGTTCTTAGCAAAGGTCGCCATGGAATGTGGCGTTGGGATCTTCACGAAG ACTGCTGCAGAGTATGAGCGCCGCCGAGAGAATTTCTTCAAGGAGCTGGAGATCGTGTTCGCAGATGTG gTAATGGCGGTAATTGCAGATTTCATGCTTGTTTATCTCCTTCTACCGTCTCCCTACC ATTCCTCCGAGTCACTTActttatttctcttttgctGATTGCTCTAGAATGCTGGATCCATTGCAAAGTTCTTCCATAACTGCCCTGACAATGCATTTCAG ATTGCTCTCCGTGGAACCTCGTATTCACTTGCACAGAGGCTGGGTGCTATAGCG CGTAATGGAGCAAAGCTTTTTGCTGTTGGGACCACCTCATCATTG GTTGGGACGGCAGTGACAAATGCCTTAATTAATGCAAGGAAGGTTGTCGATAAATCTTCAGCAGGTGAAGTGGAAAATGTTCCCATACTATCCACCAGTGCAGCCTATGGTGTGTACATGGCTGTTTCCAGTAACCTCAG GTACCAAGTGGTAGCTGGTGTAATCGAGCAGCGAGTTCTGGAGCCATTGCTGCACCAGCACAAGCTTATGCTGAGTGCTctttgttttgccgttcggactGGAAATACATTCCTTGGCTCTCTTCT ATGGGTTGATTATGCTCGCTGGATCGGAGTCCAATAG